A stretch of DNA from Halioglobus japonicus:
TACCGGTACCGATATGTGAGTAATAACGTCGTGAGCCGCCCTCACGGCGCTCTATCAGAATCAGCTTGCTGTGCACTTTGAGGCCGGGAATACCGAAGATGACATTAATCCCGTTCTCGGTAAGCCGTTGCGCCCAGCTGATGTTCGCCTCTTCGTCAAACCTGGCAGCAAGTTCGACCACGGCCAGCACGCGCTTGCCATTGTCCACGGCGTTTACCAGGGCATCGATAACACGAGAATTCTTTGCGACCCGATACAGGCAAATTTTGATATCGGTAACATCCGGGTCAAGTGCTGCGGTCTTGAGAAAATCGACCACATAATCAAACGGGTGATAGGGGTAGTAGAGAAAAACATCCTTGTCGCGAATTGCGTCAAAAATACTGTTCTCACATTCCAGTCGCTCTACCCGAATCTGCGGCAAGGGTTTGTGCTCGAGATATTTCGGCCCCACATTGGGAAAGCTCATGAAATCCTTGGAGTTGTGATATCGACCGCCGGCAATGAGGCTGTCGTATTTGCCAAACCCAAAGCGGGTACACAAATGGTCGAGCAATCGCTGGGGAATGGTGCTGTCGTAAACCATGCGCACCGCGTCGGCCTTCTTGCGCTGTTTGAGACTTTTCGCCATCTTATCGATCAGGCTCTGGGTAATACCTGTGTCGATTTCCAACTCGGCATCGCGGGAAAACTTGAAGCAATATGCCTGCGCCTCATCGACGGGAATAACACCGCGAAACATCTGCGGCAGGCATGCCCGGATCACATTATCCAGGGCAATAAACACTTTGCCGCCCTTGCCCTTGCGCCTGGGAATTTCGACGAAGCGTTCCAGGCGATCAGTAGGGACTTCAACCACCGCGTAGTTGTAGCTGTCACCGGACAGTATGTCGACAGCCAGGTAGATTGACTCATCATTCAAGGTAGGGATGGCGCGATCTTCGCGCAGCAATATGGGTTCCAGCTCCGGCAACACCCTCTCGGAGAAATAATCCTGCACATACCGCGCCTGCCCCTCATCGAGTTGGCGCTCGTTAATCAGGTAAATCTTGCGCCGCGCCAGCTCCTGCATAATCACGCTATAGATGCGATCAAATTCTTGCTGCAGCTCCACCACCCTGTCCAGGATGGCAACCAGCAAGTCCTTGAAGTATTGACGGTTGGATCCAGACGACACGGAGATCAGGCGACGCACCTCCGCGACCCGGACACGAAAGAACTCATCGCCGTTGTTGGAAAAGATACCCAGATAGCGCAAACGCTCGATAATGGGCACACTTTCGTCTGCTGCCTCCTGCAGAACGCGCTCATTAAACGACAACCAGCTCAATTCGCGGGGGTAAAAGTGGTCACTCTCGCGCAGATCGGCTGCGCGGGTTTTGATCG
This window harbors:
- the ppk1 gene encoding polyphosphate kinase 1 encodes the protein MANPIKTRAADLRESDHFYPRELSWLSFNERVLQEAADESVPIIERLRYLGIFSNNGDEFFRVRVAEVRRLISVSSGSNRQYFKDLLVAILDRVVELQQEFDRIYSVIMQELARRKIYLINERQLDEGQARYVQDYFSERVLPELEPILLREDRAIPTLNDESIYLAVDILSGDSYNYAVVEVPTDRLERFVEIPRRKGKGGKVFIALDNVIRACLPQMFRGVIPVDEAQAYCFKFSRDAELEIDTGITQSLIDKMAKSLKQRKKADAVRMVYDSTIPQRLLDHLCTRFGFGKYDSLIAGGRYHNSKDFMSFPNVGPKYLEHKPLPQIRVERLECENSIFDAIRDKDVFLYYPYHPFDYVVDFLKTAALDPDVTDIKICLYRVAKNSRVIDALVNAVDNGKRVLAVVELAARFDEEANISWAQRLTENGINVIFGIPGLKVHSKLILIERREGGSRRYYSHIGTGNFNEKTARVYTDFTLMTYDQNVGKDVYNIFDFLQYNYRRPDYRLLLVSPHSSRPGLLALIDQEIENARAGYRAEMTLKCNNLVDRELVKKLYEASAAGVQVHLIVRGMCSLLPGVKGLSDNIQAISIVDRYLEHPRVYVFYNRGNPRYMIGSADLMTRNLDFRVEALVPIFDQDAQEMIQGILDQQWHDNVKARVLDADLSNAFADSKKKGARIRSQESIHRYLSTGKLPRFPSSRMRVPAKRRRKKAGL